In Hymenobacter volaticus, the genomic window AGCTGCTCAGGCCGTTCGGTGCGTCCTTGAATTTCACTGCTACGGCCCCGTCTTTCACCTCCAGCGACTCGTAGGCCGGGCTAGTAGCGCCGAAGCCTTTCAGCCCATACGTTTTGGCTAAAGCCAGCAGCGCTAAGCGGGTACCGCCAAGTTCTTTGCGCATGGGGTGAATGGAATTTTCTTCGCCCACATCAAGCAGGACGGCCATGGCGGCATTTGGCATTTGGGATTCGGCCTTGCGCTGGGCGTCGCGCAGGAAGGCCGAGTTGAACTTGCCGCCTTTGTTGTAGGGCGGGAGCTGGGCGTAGTTGTACGGGGCAATTTGGGCGTAGTAGAACGGAAAATCGCCCATGCTCCACTCCGTGCGCCACTCTTTCACCAACGCTGCCAGCCGGGCCGGGTACTCGTCGGGGTGCTCGTAGTTGGATTCGCCCTGGTACCAGATAACACCCCGAATACCGTAGCCGACCACCGGGTGCAGCATGCCATTGTAGAGCGTGGTGGGCGTGCGGTTCACCTCTTTGATGGAGTCGGTTTTAAGTGGAATTGTCACGCCCGCGAATTGGCGGAGCGTTTCGGCGTTCATCCAGGCCTCAATGGTAGAGCCGCCGTAGCTGCAATTGATCAGGCCCACCGGCACGTGCAACAGCTCGTTGAGCAGCCGGCCAAAGTAATAGCCGGTGGCGCTGAAGTTCGATACGGCTTCGGGCTCGGCCACTTTCCAAACGAAGGGCTTGCTGTTGTCTTTGGGTTCGGTGCGGGAGTTGCGCGGCACGTTGTAGAGCCGAATATTGGGGTTGCTCGACTTCAAAATAGCCTCGTTGGCGTTTAGAATCGGTTGGCCCTTGAAGCCCTTCATCGGCATCTCCATGTTCGACTGTCCCGTGCAGAGCCACACCTCGCCCACCAACACGTTCTTCAATGTCACGGGCTTTCCGTCGCTGATGGTTAGTTGGTACGGCCCACCCGCTTGTGGCGTCGTTACTTTTAGTTTCCACTTACCCGCCGCGTCGGCTTTGGTGGTGTACTTCTGCTTGCCCCACGAAGGCGCTACGGTGATGGTGCTGCCCGCCTTTGCCCATCCCCACACCGCACACGCCGCTTGCTGCTGAAACACCATGTTGTCGGTGAAAAGGGCAGGCAACTTAACTTCCGCCCAAAGCAGGCGAGGAATAAGCAGTGCGGCGAGGCAGAAGAGAAATGACTTGGTGTTCATGTAAGAAAGCAGCAAGCTCAGTTGGACGTTCGGGTGGTGTTAGCAATGGCAGCACGCATTTCTGTTTTGCTGAGCAAAGCTGAAGGTTGATGGCTTTTGGTGTTGGGGAATGCATGGCAAACCACTACCGGCTCACTGGAATCCAGACTTGCATATCGGTGTGGCCGCGGTTGCCCCAGGCGTAGTAGGGAATGAGGGTGAGCGGTACCGTGGTGGGTTTGCGGTTGGAAAGCGGGCGGTAGAGCTGGCTGCTCCATTGTTGGTCGGGTGTCAGCTCCCCTTTGCCGGTAAGGGTCATTACGCTGCTGCCCTCGATGCGTAGCTGCTTCGGCGAAAAGCGAGTGCCAGCCGAAATGGTAAGGGCCGAGAGCTTCTGGTTAACCGGGAAGTCTTTGGTTTCCGCGCAGTACACAATGGGGCCGCGTTTCACGGCTACCTGGTTGCGGGTTTCTTCCACTAGCGGGTTGGCTTCCACGAGTCGAGCGGGCATTGGCAATTGCAGTTCCACTTGGTCGCCGGCCTTCCAGGTGCGGTTCACTTCGGCGTAGGTGCCGGGCTTTAGCGCCACGTTTTGCGCTTTGCCATTGACGAGCAGCTTAACTTGCTCGCTCCAACCCGGAATCCGGAGAAACAGCGAAAACGGCTTAAGTGGCGCTTCGTTCAGCGTCAGCTTCACGGTGCCGTCCCACGGATAATCGGTTACTTGGCTCATGCGCACGGCGGAGCCATCCCGAAGCTTGGTGTTCAGCGTATTGCCGCCGTACATATTCAGCCACAGACCTTTGTCTGATACGCTGTACAGGTAGTTGCTGACCTCAGCTACGGTGCGCACTACGTTGGGCGGGCAGCAGTTGGAAAGGCTGATGTAGTCGACCCGATCCTTGGACCACCGCTGGCTGAATGGCAGCTCGTCGGAATACGCCAGCGGATTGGTGTACAGAAACCGCTTGCCATCTAGGCTGATACCTGAAAGCACGCTGTTGTAGAGTGCCGTTTCCAGCACGTCGGCGTACTTGGCGTCGGCGGTAACTTGCAGCATGCGCCAGTTCCAGAGCACGTTGCCGATGTTGGCGCAGGTCTCGCCGTGGGCCGTGTAGTTGGGGAGCTGGTAGTCGCGCCCATACGCCTGGTGAATTTTCTGCACCGTGTCGGGTTTGTAGGCGGTGCCGTCGGGCGAAACACCGTCGTAAAGCGCTCCGCAGGCTCCCGTGACGTACATTTTGTGGCTGGTCACGTCGTTCCACATCTTGTCCAGGGTGGTGAGCAACGCTTTGTCGCCGGTTTCGGCATACACGTCGGCCACGCCCGCAAACAGGTAATTGGCGCGCACGGCGTGGCCGCCGGCTTTCTGCATCTGCCGGAACGGCAGGCGGTCCTGGTTGTCGTCGGTGCCGTTCTGCACCAGCCCCGGATATTGATCAGGTTTTTGGAGAGTTCCAAGTAGCGCGGGTCGCGGGTAGTGCGGTACATTTCCACCACGCCCATGTAGTGGGAAGGGCAGATGGCATTGCGGGCCAGCTCCGGCGAGGACCGCTGATAAAAGTTGTAGAGGTAATCGGTAGCCTTTTTCGCCAAATCCAGCATGGTCGTTTTGCCGGTGGCGCGGTAGTGCACGCAGGCGGCCGTCATCAGGTGGCCTAGGTTGTAGCTTTCAAAGTTGAGCCGGTCCTGAAACTCGGTGCCCTTGCCCGTGTTCAGCGCCGCAATGGTAGCCTGCGTATTGAGGTAGCCGTCGGGGCGCTGGCACTTGGCAATAACGGTGATGGCCTCGTCCATCATGCGGTCCAGGGCCGGGTCTTTAGTGGTGGCGTAAGTGGCGGCCACGGCTTCAAACAGCTTGTAAAAGTCGCCGTCGTGAAAGGGCGGACCTTTGTGCTCGCCTTTTTCCAGCCCCGCCGCAATTTCAAAGTTGCGGAACGAGTGATTTTTCACCGGATCATGGTACAAGGCCCACATGGTCGGAATCATGGATTCTCGGCACACTTTAAACCGGTCGGCCCAAAAGCCTTGCTGCCAACTCACGCTGCCTACGTCCACGCCGCTCAGCTTGGCATAGGTACTGGCAGATGTGTTAACCAGTCCTTTGTCTTGGGCCGTCGCTGGTCGGGCAATTAGCGTTGCGAAGCTGAGGAGCGCAACAGGAAGGAAATTGCGGGTGGAACGATTCATGGCAATAAGCTCAGAGTCAAAAATTAAGAAAGGTCATTGTGCTGACCTGGCACCTGTCATGCTGAGCGCAGTCGAAGCATGACGTTCTGGTTGGCAATAGCAACACAATACAAGCCTCGCGGCACTCTGCACGATGGTTTTTGCGGTTCATATTTCATTTCGACGATTCCTTGGAAACGCTGATGCCAACTGGCCCGAGCAAGCCAGCCGGTAGCAGTGGCTTGCCAGCGGCTGGCGCAGGCGCAGGCGTCCAGGTGTGGCGCTGGTCAGTGGGGAGGGCTTGGTCGCCGATGAGGCGGTTAGCCCAAGTGTTGGTCACGAGAATGCGAAGCTGGTTGTCGCCCTTGCGTAGGGCGTTGGTGATGTCGATGCGGTAGGGAGCAGTCCAGGAAATGCCACAAGTTGTGTCGTTCACCTGCACTTCGGCTAGGTTGGCGAGTTGGCCGAGCTCCAGCCACACCCGCTGCTGGCGGCGCTTACTTTGCTTCCAGCGGAAAGTCTTGGTGTACTCGGCGGTGCCGGAATAATGCCGGATGGCCGTGTCGGGGTGCTTGCTCCAGTCCGTGAGGTCATGGAAGACGACGGGTTGGGCAGGGCCACCGGCTTTGGCGTCAAAGGAAACCTGCCACGGCCCGCTCAGGGTTTGCTGCAACTCTAAGTCCGTCCAGTTTCGGCCGGTATGGGCGGCTTGCTGCGTGGTCGGCTCCCGAAACACCACGAACATGGACTCGTTGCGGTTTAGCCGCAACGGCAGCCGGGTGCGGCCATTTTCGAGTTGCCAGTCTTGCGCTAAGCGCGTTTCACCCGTTACCGGGTTCCATAGCTCCGGCTGTCGCCCCGCCACCCGCACCGACAGGTTGATGGTTTGGAGCGAGTCGAGCTGATTGGAAATGAAGTAGATATCGAACTGCGCGTCGGTGCGGTGATTCCAGGCAATGCCGCGGGCGCGTTGGCCGCTGGCACTGGTTGCTACTACATCCCGCGTCAAGCCCAACGCCTCAAACGAATCAGCGGTGAAAGGTCCTTGCACTACTCGGCCTTGACCAAAGGAAAGCGGCGCCACAGAAGTTGAGGCAATTAAGTTGTTCGTGGAAGGTAGTTGCGCCGTGAGCTGCTGAATTTGTTTGTCGGCCGCCGGGAAGTCGCGCAATTCCGGCGAGTGAGTTGGCCGGCGGTTGAGGAGCACGGTGGCCCCGGCTTGCACCAACTCCCGCAGCCGACCGGCCACGGTCGGCGACATAGCCGTGCTATCGGGTGACATGGGGTGGGCTCCGGGAATTATCAGCAAACTGTAGCTGGCCCCGCCCGGTAGCGTGATGCGGCCGTTCTGCACCGTGGCGCGGTTCAGCAGTACATCCTTGTTAAAGGAATCGTAGGCATAGCCGTGCAGCGGGTCCACCAGGGTTTCGGCCGTGGCCATGTTGGCGGAAGCCGATACTTTTTCGGGCAACTCGCGCATGGGCAAGCCAACGTTGGCGAGGCGCTGCTTTTCGCTGGCTACGGTAGCCGCCCCAAAAATGCCCGGCAGCGTCGAAACCAGCCGGTCGGGGAGGATGGCGCGGCGCGGGGTCTCCTCGCCCGTGAATACCGCTACGTCCGTAACGGGGTGGCCAAGTTGGAGCAGGGCCTGGCAGCGGCGGGCGTAGTCCACCCAGGCGCGGCCGGGTTTCCACCAAGTTTGGTCGCGCTGGAAAAAAAGGCCGATGCCACTTAGCGTCATGCCGGGCTTTCGGTTCAGCCAGGGGTTGTGCACGAATACGTGGTACACCATCCGGTTGATGCCCAGTGCGTAGTTGCGGTCCTGCAAGGCCTTGAGCATGCCGGGATGCTCGTCCCAAGCTAGCCTGAGTTCGGTGAAAGCTTCGGCCTGCACGATGTTCTTGCCGTAGATATGCGCGCCCGAAATGGCGTCGAGCATGTCGTTGGGCTTGTCGTGGGTGGGGCTGCGCAGCCAGAACTCGCCCATCGGTACGTCGGCGTGCTGGTAGTGCAGCAGGCCGTCACTCACCATGGTAGGCGCAATGGCCTCGGCCGAAAACGTGCAGCCTTTGGCGTGGGCCTGCTCTTTCAGCGTCACGTAGAACTTGTCGTTTACCAGTTCCGCAATGGTCTGGCGCACATCAAACAGCACCCTTTCCGATACGTCGGCGCTTTCCAGCGGCACCCCGGTCAGCACCGGCAGATAGGGTAGCAATTCGTAGCCGCGGCGCTGCTTGAATTCAGTGGCAAAGTTAATTGACCAGTTCTGCGAGCCGCATTCCCAACTGTCTACGTGAAACATCTTCAGCACCCGACTAGCTAAATCTGGTCCGCCCTGGCGGATAGCTTCGCCAAACCAGCTGTCGAATTGCAGCTTCACGGCTTCGGGATTGAACTTGTCGCACTCCAGCCCGCCGGCCCCGCCGCCCGTGGTATTGATTTGGCCCGTCGAGCCGTGCCCGACGCGCAGAATTGTCCAGTTGCCGGGCGGGACGTTCCAGATCAAGCGGCCGGTAGCGTCCAGCTTGCCGGTCAGGTTGACAACTTTGCTTAGCGGCACGCACAGCGAATCCGGGAGCTGTTGCGCAGTAGTTCGCTCACTTACGCGCCACACCTCACCGTTTTTGCCTTCGTACTGATGAATGCGCGCCTCGCCCGACAGCCGGATTTCAGTCACTTTTAGCGACTGTTTCCACTTGGCCGCGTCCAAGTCCTCGGCACCCGGTTCCGAACCCGTCGGGTCGTAGCGGAAACGGAAGTAGCGGGCGGTGGTGGGGGCAGCGCGTGCGTTACGGCGCTGCTGTCCTGCCAGCCGCTGCGGGGCGGTTGCAGCCGCGTGACGGGCCGGAACTGCTGGCCGTCGTTGCTGACTTCCACTAATAAGCGGTTGGCCTGGTAGTTATAGCCGTTGGAACGAATGCGCAGGGAGCGGCAAGTAAAAGGCTGGTCGAAGGCGTACTGAATCCAGCCCGGTTCACTGGTTTTAAAGCCTTCTTTGTTGCCAGCCACGGCCAGCAGTTCTGGCTTGCCACCCGCTATGTTGCTCGTAACGCGGGGTTTGCTGGTGGCCGTGGAGCTGATGCCTTGGGGAGTAGGATAGGCGTACACCGCAATGTCGCGGTAGTAGTTTTGCACGGTGGCGGCCTGCGGCAGCACTTGGTTTATGCGGCGGCCACCTTTCACCAGGCTCTGCGTGTACACCACCTTCTGCATCGACAGCTCCGGCGTAATCCAGGGGCCGCCGGCCAGGGCAAATCCGTCGCTCACGTGCATGGCCAGTTTCAGGCCGAGGCGGTCGGCTTCCCTCATGGCGTGCTTCACCATTTTCCACCATTGCGGCGAGAGTTGCACGGCTGGCGGCGTAATAGCCGGCGGATTTTCAACGCCCTTTATCGGCATGAGGTAGGCCCCGCCGATGCCCGCTTCGCGCATAGCTTCCAGGTCGGCCGTAATGCCCTCGGGCGTCACGGCGGCGTTCATCCAGTACCAGAACACCCACGGTTTGGCCGCCTCGGGCGGGTTCTGAAACGCCGCCTTCAAGTCGACAGGGGCCGCGCTGGACTGCGCCTGCGCCTCGGGGCTGACCACGCAGGTAATCAGCCCGAGAAGCAGGTTGCACGCGAAGAAAGAAGGAGTGAGCCTACGATTCATGCTACAGTTTGCCGGTGCTGCCGATGGTAGGTGTTTTCCCTTCGCGAACCTGGGTTTTACTCTCAAACCGCACCTTCCGCGCTAGCGCGCTGACGTCAACTTTCTTGCCGCCTAGGGGGAGCAGATAAAAGCTGTAGGCGTAGGGTTTGGCGGGCAACTGGTACTTGTCGATCGGCGCGGCTTGCGCATCCCAACTGGTGTTGCCACCGACGCC contains:
- a CDS encoding sialate O-acetylesterase → MNTKSFLFCLAALLIPRLLWAEVKLPALFTDNMVFQQQAACAVWGWAKAGSTITVAPSWGKQKYTTKADAAGKWKLKVTTPQAGGPYQLTISDGKPVTLKNVLVGEVWLCTGQSNMEMPMKGFKGQPILNANEAILKSSNPNIRLYNVPRNSRTEPKDNSKPFVWKVAEPEAVSNFSATGYYFGRLLNELLHVPVGLINCSYGGSTIEAWMNAETLRQFAGVTIPLKTDSIKEVNRTPTTLYNGMLHPVVGYGIRGVIWYQGESNYEHPDEYPARLAALVKEWRTEWSMGDFPFYYAQIAPYNYAQLPPYNKGGKFNSAFLRDAQRKAESQMPNAAMAVLLDVGEENSIHPMRKELGGTRLALLALAKTYGLKGFGATSPAYESLEVKDGAVAVKFKDAPNGLSSFGLELTGFEVAGTDQKFYPAKAAINGSVITVSSEAVKAPVAVRYAFQDFTRATLFSNEDLPVSSFRTDDWAQ
- a CDS encoding glycoside hydrolase family 127 protein, yielding MRANYLFAGVADVYAETGDKALLTTLDKMWNDVTSHKMYVTGACGALYDGVSPDGTAYKPDTVQKIHQAYGRDYQLPNYTAHGETCANIGNVLWNWRMLQVTADAKYADVLETALYNSVLSGISLDGKRFLYTNPLAYSDELPFSQRWSKDRVDYISLSNCCPPNVVRTVAEVSNYLYSVSDKGLWLNMYGGNTLNTKLRDGSAVRMSQVTDYPWDGTVKLTLNEAPLKPFSLFLRIPGWSEQVKLLVNGKAQNVALKPGTYAEVNRTWKAGDQVELQLPMPARLVEANPLVEETRNQVAVKRGPIVYCAETKDFPVNQKLSALTISAGTRFSPKQLRIEGSSVMTLTGKGELTPDQQWSSQLYRPLSNRKPTTVPLTLIPYYAWGNRGHTDMQVWIPVSR
- a CDS encoding beta-L-arabinofuranosidase domain-containing protein, with the protein product MNRSTRNFLPVALLSFATLIARPATAQDKGLVNTSASTYAKLSGVDVGSVSWQQGFWADRFKVCRESMIPTMWALYHDPVKNHSFRNFEIAAGLEKGEHKGPPFHDGDFYKLFEAVAATYATTKDPALDRMMDEAITVIAKCQRPDGYLNTQATIAALNTGKGTEFQDRLNFESYNLGHLMTAACVHYRATGKTTMLDLAKKATDYLYNFYQRSSPELARNAICPSHYMGVVEMYRTTRDPRYLELSKNLINIRGWCRTAPTTTRTACRSGRCRKPAATPCAPITCLRAWPTCMPKPATKRCSPPWTRCGTT
- a CDS encoding glycosyl hydrolase; this encodes MTEIRLSGEARIHQYEGKNGEVWRVSERTTAQQLPDSLCVPLSKVVNLTGKLDATGRLIWNVPPGNWTILRVGHGSTGQINTTGGGAGGLECDKFNPEAVKLQFDSWFGEAIRQGGPDLASRVLKMFHVDSWECGSQNWSINFATEFKQRRGYELLPYLPVLTGVPLESADVSERVLFDVRQTIAELVNDKFYVTLKEQAHAKGCTFSAEAIAPTMVSDGLLHYQHADVPMGEFWLRSPTHDKPNDMLDAISGAHIYGKNIVQAEAFTELRLAWDEHPGMLKALQDRNYALGINRMVYHVFVHNPWLNRKPGMTLSGIGLFFQRDQTWWKPGRAWVDYARRCQALLQLGHPVTDVAVFTGEETPRRAILPDRLVSTLPGIFGAATVASEKQRLANVGLPMRELPEKVSASANMATAETLVDPLHGYAYDSFNKDVLLNRATVQNGRITLPGGASYSLLIIPGAHPMSPDSTAMSPTVAGRLRELVQAGATVLLNRRPTHSPELRDFPAADKQIQQLTAQLPSTNNLIASTSVAPLSFGQGRVVQGPFTADSFEALGLTRDVVATSASGQRARGIAWNHRTDAQFDIYFISNQLDSLQTINLSVRVAGRQPELWNPVTGETRLAQDWQLENGRTRLPLRLNRNESMFVVFREPTTQQAAHTGRNWTDLELQQTLSGPWQVSFDAKAGGPAQPVVFHDLTDWSKHPDTAIRHYSGTAEYTKTFRWKQSKRRQQRVWLELGQLANLAEVQVNDTTCGISWTAPYRIDITNALRKGDNQLRILVTNTWANRLIGDQALPTDQRHTWTPAPAPAAGKPLLPAGLLGPVGISVSKESSK
- a CDS encoding glycosyl hydrolase, coding for MNRRLTPSFFACNLLLGLITCVVSPEAQAQSSAAPVDLKAAFQNPPEAAKPWVFWYWMNAAVTPEGITADLEAMREAGIGGAYLMPIKGVENPPAITPPAVQLSPQWWKMVKHAMREADRLGLKLAMHVSDGFALAGGPWITPELSMQKVVYTQSLVKGGRRINQVLPQAATVQNYYRDIAVYAYPTPQGISSTATSKPRVTSNIAGGKPELLAVAGNKEGFKTSEPGWIQYAFDQPFTCRSLRIRSNGYNYQANRLLVEVSNDGQQFRPVTRLQPPRSGWQDSSAVTHALPPPPPATSVSATTRRVRNRVPRTWTRPSGNSR